The proteins below come from a single Lentimicrobiaceae bacterium genomic window:
- the recR gene encoding recombination protein RecR, translating into MNNYSSRLLEDAVNELTRLPGIGKRTALRLALHILRQDELYAGTLGNAIIKLRTSIRYCVRCHNISDEEVCDICSDQKRDPSVLCVVEDIRDVMAIENTGQFRGLYHVLGGIISPMDGIGPSDLNIDSLIRRAETESIAELIMALPATTEGDTTNYYLFKKLKDKVKTISAISRGVAIGDDLEFADEITLGKSIINRVLYEKLFD; encoded by the coding sequence ATGAACAACTATTCATCGCGATTGCTTGAAGATGCAGTGAATGAATTAACGCGGCTGCCCGGCATTGGGAAGCGCACCGCTCTGAGACTTGCACTGCATATTCTTCGTCAGGATGAGCTTTATGCAGGGACTTTGGGGAATGCTATCATCAAGCTCAGGACCAGCATCAGGTATTGTGTTCGTTGTCATAATATTTCCGATGAAGAGGTGTGCGACATTTGTTCGGATCAGAAACGCGATCCTTCGGTTTTATGCGTGGTAGAAGACATCAGGGATGTGATGGCTATTGAAAATACCGGTCAATTCAGGGGGCTTTATCATGTGCTGGGAGGTATCATTTCGCCCATGGATGGCATTGGGCCCAGTGATTTGAACATTGATTCCCTTATCAGAAGGGCAGAAACTGAATCCATAGCCGAACTAATCATGGCCCTGCCTGCCACCACTGAAGGTGACACTACCAATTATTATCTGTTTAAGAAGCTGAAAGACAAAGTGAAAACCATTTCAGCCATTTCGCGCGGAGTAGCCATTGGCGATGATCTCGAATTTGCGGATGAAATCACGCTGGGCAAGTCGATCATCAACAGGGTACTTTATGAAAAGCTGTTTGACTAA
- a CDS encoding pirin family protein, with product MKIRLHKSHERGFADYGWLKARYSFSFAEYFDPLRERFGVLRVLNDDIIAGGGGFNTHPHNNMEIITIPLSGALEHRDSMGHTMVIKENDVQYMSAGSGVEHAELNHSATEPINLLQIWLFPQSRNTQPRYEQISLQRADRHNKIQTIVSPEGGDQIITIHQQAWLSLLDSDESKSYTYEPHHAENGIFLFVIEGEIETGLHLLQERDSAEITGADVLKFTSKQKSRLLIIEVPQD from the coding sequence ATGAAAATCAGACTGCATAAATCGCATGAACGGGGTTTTGCTGATTACGGCTGGTTAAAAGCCAGATACAGCTTTAGTTTTGCAGAGTATTTTGACCCTTTGCGCGAACGATTCGGCGTTTTGCGCGTATTGAACGACGATATCATAGCTGGTGGTGGAGGATTCAACACACATCCGCACAACAACATGGAAATCATTACCATACCTTTGTCGGGCGCGCTTGAGCACCGCGACAGTATGGGACACACGATGGTGATTAAAGAAAACGACGTGCAATATATGTCGGCTGGTTCGGGTGTGGAGCATGCTGAGTTAAACCATTCGGCCACCGAGCCCATCAACCTGCTGCAGATATGGCTGTTTCCACAAAGCCGTAATACGCAACCCAGATATGAACAGATAAGTTTACAACGTGCCGACCGGCATAATAAAATTCAAACCATCGTATCACCTGAAGGTGGCGACCAAATCATAACTATCCATCAGCAGGCCTGGCTTAGCCTGCTCGATTCTGACGAGTCGAAATCTTATACGTATGAACCTCACCATGCAGAGAATGGCATCTTTTTATTTGTCATAGAAGGTGAGATAGAAACAGGCCTCCATCTGCTGCAAGAGCGCGACTCAGCTGAAATTACCGGTGCTGATGTCCTGAAATTTACCAGTAAGCAAAAAAGCAGGCTCCTTATTATTGAGGTTCCTCAGGACTGA
- the glmM gene encoding phosphoglucosamine mutase, whose product MTLIKSISGIRGTIGGHPGEGLSPLDIVKYTSAYAHLLGNNGEKRLKVVVGRDARVSGPMVNSLVCGTLSGMGVDVVDIGLSTTPTVEMAVIDLEADGGIILTASHNPWQWNALKLLNRDGEFISAELGEQLLNVAASGNYTYAPVDKLGTITQDDSQIRKHIEKILALPQVNSFAIKMARFRVAIDCVNSTGGIAIPLLLRSLGVELIDELYCEPNGLFPHNPEPLPENLQEISKLVVKSKAHVGFVVDPDVDRLAIICEDGEMFGEEYTLVAVSDYVLSATPGNTVSNMSSTRALRDVTEKHGGRHYASAVGEVNVVEKMKEVDAIIGGEGNGGVILPQLHYGRDALVGIALFLTHLAQSGKRTSALRSTFPEYFISKNKIQLSAEMDVDKILESITAKYKKQPVNTEDGVKIEFGHEWVHLRKSNTEPIIRIYSESDSMVKADVLARKIIDDIKEVIRG is encoded by the coding sequence ATGACTTTAATCAAAAGTATATCAGGGATCAGAGGTACAATAGGTGGTCATCCCGGAGAAGGGCTCAGTCCGCTTGATATCGTAAAATATACATCAGCTTATGCTCACTTGCTGGGCAACAATGGTGAAAAAAGGCTGAAAGTAGTTGTAGGCCGCGATGCGCGGGTGTCGGGACCTATGGTAAATAGCCTGGTTTGCGGCACTTTGTCGGGAATGGGAGTGGATGTGGTAGATATTGGATTGTCAACTACACCCACCGTTGAAATGGCAGTCATCGATCTTGAAGCCGATGGAGGTATTATTTTAACAGCCAGCCATAATCCATGGCAATGGAATGCGCTGAAACTGCTCAACAGAGATGGTGAGTTTATCAGTGCTGAACTTGGCGAACAGTTGCTGAATGTTGCTGCCAGCGGCAATTATACCTATGCTCCGGTTGATAAGCTGGGAACCATTACCCAGGATGACAGTCAGATAAGAAAGCACATTGAAAAGATTCTTGCTTTACCTCAGGTAAATTCCTTTGCCATCAAAATGGCACGTTTCAGAGTGGCTATTGATTGCGTTAATTCAACCGGTGGAATTGCCATTCCTTTGCTTCTCAGGTCGCTGGGTGTTGAATTGATTGATGAGCTGTATTGTGAACCCAATGGTCTTTTTCCGCACAACCCCGAACCTTTACCCGAAAACCTGCAGGAAATCTCCAAACTTGTTGTAAAAAGCAAAGCACATGTTGGTTTTGTTGTGGATCCTGATGTTGACCGTTTGGCCATTATTTGTGAAGATGGCGAGATGTTTGGCGAAGAGTATACACTGGTTGCCGTATCAGATTATGTTTTATCGGCCACGCCCGGTAATACAGTTTCCAATATGTCATCAACCCGTGCTTTGCGCGATGTAACCGAAAAGCATGGCGGCCGTCACTATGCTTCTGCTGTTGGCGAAGTTAATGTGGTTGAAAAAATGAAGGAAGTTGATGCCATCATTGGCGGCGAAGGCAATGGAGGCGTTATTCTTCCGCAGCTGCATTATGGCCGTGATGCCCTGGTGGGAATTGCCCTTTTTCTTACCCATCTGGCACAGTCGGGCAAACGAACCTCAGCTTTGAGAAGCACTTTCCCCGAATATTTTATCTCCAAAAATAAAATTCAGCTTTCGGCTGAAATGGATGTGGATAAAATTCTGGAAAGTATTACTGCTAAATACAAAAAACAGCCGGTTAATACCGAGGATGGAGTAAAAATTGAATTTGGCCATGAGTGGGTTCACCTGCGAAAGTCAAATACTGAACCCATCATCCGTATTTATTCAGAAAGCGATTCGATGGTAAAAGCCGACGTGCTGGCAAGGAAGATAATTGACGATATTAAAGAGGTGATCAGAGGCTAA